The following coding sequences lie in one Carassius auratus strain Wakin unplaced genomic scaffold, ASM336829v1 scaf_tig00216816, whole genome shotgun sequence genomic window:
- the LOC113098998 gene encoding choline/ethanolaminephosphotransferase 1-like: MSGRRGGGTVVRERARGVDSSCWFAPGALRRLFELPAPVLSRHQLKRLEEHRYSSSGRSLLEPVMQRYWEWLVRTMPPWIAPNLITIVGLATNIFTTLVLVYYCPTATEQAPLWAYLLCAVGLFVYQSLDAIDGKQARRTNSSSPLGELFDHGCDSLSTVFVVLGTSIAVQLGSHPDWMFFCCFSGMFMFYCAHWQTYVSGTLRFGIIDVTEVQIFIILLYLLAAVGGSAFWQSPIPVINIQMKIIPALCTFIAVVFSCTNYFRVIFTGGVGKNGSTIAGTSVLSPVLHIGSVIVLAVMIYKKSAVQLFQKHPCLYILAFGFVSAKITNKLVVAHMTKSEMHLHDAAFLGPGLLFLDQYFNSFIDEYLVLWISLILSLFDLVRYCVSVCNEIASHLHICVFKINAQSIAAAIE, encoded by the exons ATGAGTGGGCGGCGGGGGGGCGGGACTGTTGTCCGGGAGCGGGCCCGGGGTGTGGATTCGTCGTGCTGGTTCGCGCCCGGGGCGTTGCGACGTCTGTTTGAGCTGCCAGCACCCGTTCTGTCGCGGCACCAGCTGAAGCGTCTGGAGGAGCACCGCTACAGCAGCTCGGGTCGCTCGCTGCTCGAACCCGTCATGCAGCGCTACTGGGAGTGGCTGGTGCGCACGATGCCCCCCTGGATCGCACCCAACCTCATCACCATCGTCGGACTGGCCACGAACATCTTCACCACGCTGGTGCTGGTGTATTACTGCCCGACCGCCACCGAACAG GCTCCTCTCTGGGCGTATCTGCTGTGCGCGGTGGGTCTGTTCGTCTATCAGTCGCTGGACGCCATCGATGGGAAACAGGCGCGACGCACTAACAGCAGTTCACCACTGGGGGAGCTGTTCGACCACGGCTGCGATTCACTCTCCACAG tGTTTGTGGTTCTGGGCACCAGTATCGCCGTGCAGCTGGGCTCTCACCCCGACTGGATGTTCTTCTGCTGTTTCTCCggcatgttcatgttttattgtgcTCACTGGCAGACCTACGTCTCCGGCACGCTGCGCTTCGGCAT CATTGATGTGACAGAAGTGCAGATCTTCATAATTCTGCTGTATCTGCTGGCTGCTGTGGGCGGATCAGCTTTCTGGCAGTCGCCG ATTCCCGTTATAAACATCCAAATGAAAATAATCCCAGCACTTTGCACATTTATTGCGGTGGTTTTCTCATGCACCAATTACTTCAGAGTCATATTTACAGGCGGCGTGGGGAAAAACGGATCCACTATAGCG GGTACGAGCGTGTTATCACCCGTCCTGCACATCGGCTCAGTTATCGTCCTCGCAGTGATGATTTATAAGAAATCAGCCGTGCAGCTTTTCCAGAAACACCCTTGTCTTTATATTTTAGCCTTCGGCTTCGTTTCGGCCAAAATCACCAATAAACTAGTG GTGGCTCACATGACCAAGAGTGAGATGCATCTTCACGACGCAGCGTTTCTGGGTCCTGGCCTGCTGTTTCTCGATCAGTATTTCAACAGCTTCATCGATGAGTATCTGGTGCTGTGGATTTCACTG ATTCTGTCCCTGTTCGATCTGGTGCGCTACTGCGTGAGTGTCTGCAACGAGATCGCGTCTCACCTGCACATCTGCGTCTTCAAGATCAATGCACAGAGCATAGCGGCAGCCATCGAGTGA